A stretch of Cicer arietinum cultivar CDC Frontier isolate Library 1 chromosome 5, Cicar.CDCFrontier_v2.0, whole genome shotgun sequence DNA encodes these proteins:
- the LOC101513281 gene encoding uncharacterized protein: protein MAFHLAFRSQSVSNTNQGSPLTERVTEEPLPIKTAQSTVTCIYQTNIAGHWRNVTVLWCKNLMNHTLNLKVDSTRGENNNNINQFHYNCKIEVKPWYFWNKKGYKSFEVDGQHVDVYWDLRSAKFCGSSPEPCSDYYVALVSDEDVVLLLGDYKKKAYKRLKMRPAIVEATLLVKRENVFAKKSFSTKAKFDEKRKESDIVVESSTAANNKDPEMWISIDGIVLIHVKNLQWKFRGNQTVMVNKQPVQVFWDVHDWLFSVSGSGPGLFIFKPGPTEVESDKEGCESDDGSTTSGYYSTKSYTPFESCLVLCAYKLE, encoded by the coding sequence atggcTTTTCATCTTGCATTCAGATCACAATCAGTATCAAACACAAACCAAGGTTCACCTTTAACAGAGAGAGTAACAGAGGAACCATTACCAATCAAAACAGCACAAAGCACTGTTACATGCATCTACCAAACAAACATTGCAGGACATTGGAGAAATGTCACAGTTTTATGGTGCAAAAACCTCATGAACCATACATTAAACCTCAAAGTTGACAGCACAAGAGgtgaaaacaacaacaacattaatcAGTTTCATTACAATTGCAAGATTGAAGTTAAGCCATGGTACTTTTGGAACAAAAAAGGTTACAAATCATTCGAAGTCGACGGCCAACATGTCGATGTTTATTGGGATTTAAGATCGGCTAAGTTCTGCGGCAGTAGCCCCGAGCCATGCAGTGATTACTATGTTGCTTTGGTTTCTGATGAAGATGTTGTTTTGTTGTTGGGTGATTACAAGAAGAAAGCTTACAAGAGACTGAAAATGAGACCTGCAATTGTTGAGGCAACACTTTTGGTTAAGAGGGAGAATGTTTTTGCAAAGAAAAGTTTCTCAACAAAGGCTAAGTTTGATGAGAAGAGAAAAGAGAGTGACATTGTTGTTGAAAGTTCAACTGCTGCTAATAATAAAGATCCTGAGATGTGGATAAGCATAGATGGGATTGTTTTGATTCATGTGAAGAATTTGCAGTGGAAGTTTAGAGGGAACCAAACTGTTATGGTTAATAAACAACCTGTGCAAGTGTTTTGGGATGTGCATGATTGGTTGTTTAGTGTTTCTGGTTCAGGACCTGGTTTGTTTATCTTCAAACCAGGGCCTACTGAAGTTGAAAGTGATAAAGAAGGTTGTGAGAGTGATGATGGTAGTACTACTAGTGGATATTATTCAACTAAGAGTTATACTCCATTTGAATCTTGCCTCGTACTTTGTGCCTACAAACTGGAGTAA
- the LOC101496338 gene encoding endoglucanase 12: protein MHSRNQWGGSFELSSGEVVSGYEISPAEQWDKAALLEQPRRDETLQSWILERSETKRKKSKYVDFGCIVLSHKALKWIFGSIFVAFCVIGLPIIIAHFLPKHHAKPIPPDNYTLALHKALRFFNAQKSGKLPKNNGIPWRGNSGLQDGKDSNDVKGGLVGGYYDAGDNIKFHFPMSFAMTMLSWSVLEYKQKYIDINEYHHTRELIKWGTDYLLLTFNSSATKINTIHAQVGGALNGSKTPDDHYCWQKPEDMKYPRPTTTISQGPDLAGEMAAALAAASIVFQDDVTYSKKLIKGAQTVFAFARDFGKRSPYSRGQPYIAPFYNSTGYFDEFMWGAAWLYYATGNNTYISLATNPSLPKKASAFDMIPDLSVFSWDNKLPAAMLLLTRFRMFLNPGYPYEDMLSMYHNITSLTMCSYLHQFTVFNWTKGGLIQLNHGRPQPLQYVVNAAFLASLFADYMEARGIPGWNCGPNYFPISVLKTFATSQMDYIMGKNPMNMSYIVGYGNNFPRHVHHRGASTPKDHKHYSCTGGWKWRDTHKPNPHNITGAMVGGPNRFDQFHDSRINYNYTEPTLAGNAGLVAALISLTSTPSTGIDINTIFSAIPPLGPQSPPPPPPWNP, encoded by the exons ATGCATTCGAGAAATCAATGGGGAGGATCTTTTGAGTTGAGTAGCGGCGAAGTGGTGTCGGGCTACGAGATCAGCCCCGCGGAACAATGGGACAAAGCAGCATTGCTTGAACAGCCAAGACGAGATGAAACACTACAAAGTTGGATTCTTGAAAGATCAGAAACTAAGAGAAAGAAGAGCAAATATGTTGATTTTGGATGCATTGTGTTGAGTCACAAAGCATTGAAATGGATTTTTGGTTCCATTTTTGTTGCTTTTTGTGTAATTGGGCTTCCTATCATCATTGCCCATTTTTTGCCTAAGCATCATGCAAAACCTATTCCACCTGATAATTACACCCTTGCCCTGCATAAAGCGTTACGTTTCTTCAATGCTCAGAAAT CTGGGAAATTGCCAAAGAACAATGGAATTCCATGGAGAGGGAACTCAGGGTTACAAGATGGAAAAGATAGTAATGATGTTAAAGGAGGACTTGTTGGTGGTTATTATGATGCAGGGGACAATATTAAGTTCCATTTTCCAATGTCCTTTGCAATGACAATGCTAAGTTGGAGTGTGCTTGAATACAAGCAAAAATACATAGATATTAATGAGTATCATCATACTAGAGAACTCATTAAGTGGGGTACTGATTACTTGCTCTTAACCTTCAACAGTTCTGCTACCAAAATTAACACAATTCATGCTCAG GTTGGTGGAGCTCTAAATGGTTCAAAAACACCAGATGACCACTACTGTTGGCAAAAACCAGAAGACATGAAGTATCCACGTCCCACAACAACCATATCTCAAGGACCTGATCTTGCAGGTGAAATGGCAGCAGCATTAGCAGCAGCATCAATAGTTTTCCAAGATGATGTTACCTATTCCAAAAAACTCATCAAGGGAGCTCAAACTGTCTTTGCCTTTGCAAGAGACTTTGGTAAAAGGTCACCTTATAGTCGTGGACAGCCTTACATTGCACCTTTCTATAACTCAACTGGCTACTTTGATGAATTCATGTGGGGTGCTGCTTGGTTGTATTATGCAACTGGAAATAATACCTACATTTCCTTAGCAACAAATCCTTCTTTACCTAAGAAAGCCAGTGCTTTTGATATGATTCCTGATTTGAGTGTTTTCAGTTGGGATAACAAGTTACCTGCTGCAATGTTGTTGTTGACAAGATTTAGGATGTTTCTTAATCCTGGTTACCCTTATGAGGACATGTTGAGTATGTACCATAATATTACTAGTCTTACCATGTGCTCTTATCTTCATCAATTCACTGTCTTTAACTGGACTAAAG GGGGATTGATACAGTTGAACCATGGACGACCGCAACCTCTTCAATATGTTGTGAATGCTGCTTTTTTGGCTTCTCTTTTTGCTGATTATATGGAAGCAAGAGGTATCCCTGGATGGAATTGTGGTCCTAATTACTTTCCAATATCTGTTCTCAAGACATTTGCAACATCTCAG ATGGATTACATCATGGGTAAAAATCCAATGAACATGAGCTACATAGTAGGGTATGGCAACAATTTTCCTAGACATGTTCATCATAGAGGTGCATCAACTCCAAAGGATCACAAACATTACTCATGCACTGGTGGTTGGAAGTGGCGTGACACACATAAACCAAATCCTCACAACATCACAGGAGCAATGGTTGGAGGCCCAAACCgttttgatcaattccatgatTCAAGGATCAATTACAATTATACTGAGCCAACCTTAGCAGGGAATGCAGGACTAGTAGCTGctttaatttcattaacaagCACTCCAAGTACTGGCATTGACATTAATACCATTTTCTCAGCTATTCCACCACTTGGACCACAAAGTCCACCTCCACCACCACCTTGGAACCCTTGA